In the bacterium genome, CCGACACACTCCGTGCAAAGAGCGGGATTGATCACGAAAGTTTCTTCACCTTCGGTGATCGCCTCGTTCGGGCACTCGGGCTCGCAGACACCACAGTTGATGCACTCTTCGGTAATCATCGTCGACATGAGGGGACTCCTTGGTTTTTCGAGCGCTCAGTTGGCGAGCGTCACGTCCGGATCTTCTCGCGGTATGCGGCCGGTCAAAAGCAATTGGTTTTCTCGGGCGAGTCGGAACGCCAAGGGCGCTCCGTCTCGCGACACCTCGAGCTTCAAATCAGTGGCGAGGAGCTGACGCCCCAGGCGCACCAGAGCTTTTAGCTGAGTTGCGGCCTTCCGGTCCAGCCGGGCGATCGGAAGGGTCTTGAAGTTCGACACCGCGAGATGGACTTCGCGTACCTCGCCCGTTCCATCGCACAACGGACAGGCGCGTCCGAGGACCTCCCGCAACACTCGCTCGACAAAGGCCGTCTGATTCGGAAGCTGTCGCAGGTCCTCGACGAGGTCTTCAGAGAGCCGAAATGTGACCCGTGGGCGCCGAGATGCCTTCTCATTCGTTTTCATAGACCAGCAATTTGCTGTACAATCCGAAAGATCGCAAGATGGGGGGGACCCGAAGCGCAAAATGCGCTTATAATGTGGTCGCTCCCCTTTCCCGGAGGTGTGTCCTGGATTCGGACCACGACGGCCGCTCAGAAGCGAGCGGACCCCGAAGGCCTCGGCGACGTCGTCGACGCCGACGAGGATCGGGCAATAAGCCCAATGCGAACGCAGCCGACGCCAGCGCTGAAAGCGCGGCGCCAGGAGACGCGCACGAAGAGCGGACGGAAACGCCGCCGAGGGCAAACCCTCGTCCGGATCTCCCTCCGGATCACCGTCCCGCGGAAACTCGCACGGACGCCGGAGAGGGCGGGCGTCCAGATCGGCCGCGCAGGCGCCGGCGAAGACGGCGCGGAGGGGGCGGGGTTCCAGACGCGCGACTCCAGCAGATGCTCGACCTGCTGCGCCGCGAGTTCGGGCTGCGACACTTCCGACCCGGTCAAGAAGAGATCATCCGCGCCGTCTTGGACAACCGGGATGCGCTAGCCGTCCTGCCCACCGGCGGCGGCAAATCGCTGACCTACCAGCTCCCCAGCCTCCTACTGCCGGGTCTCACGGTCGTGGTTTCTCCGCTGATCGCCTTGATCCGAGATCAGTTCGAAAAACTGCGCGACCAGGGGATCAAGACCGTACGCCTCGACAGTTCGCTCACCGGTACCGAAAAGGAGGAGGCGCTCTCACTCCTCGAAGAAGGCAAGCAGAAGATCGTGCTGATCACGCCCGAGGGCGCGACGGGCCCTGCGTTCAAGAAGCGCGTCGCGGACCGCGAGATCTCCATGCTGGTCGTCGACGAAGCCCATTGCGTATCGGAATGGGGCCATGACTTCCGACCCGCTTATCTCGCCCTGGGTGCGCTGGTCGAAGATCTCGGCCGTCCTACGGTCCTGGCGCTTACCGCAACGGCCCCGCCGCTGGTGCGCGAAGAGATCACCAAACGCCTCGGCCTAAAGGATCCTGCGCTCATCGTGCGCCCGGTCGCGCGCCCCAACCTGCGCTTCGAAGTCACTCCCTGCGAATCCGAAGACGAGAAACGGCGCGAACTGATCCAATACCTGCGGCGTCTGCGGCGTCCGGGAATCGTGTATTGCTCGACCGTCAAGGATGTCGAAGAACTGGGCGCGCTCTGCAAACTGGCGCGCATCCCGGCCGAGATCTATCACGGCCGACTCACGAAGGCGGAGCGCGATCACGCCCACAAACGCTTCATGTCGTCCGGCAAGCGAATCGTCATGATCGCTACCAGCGCATTTGGCCTGGGCGTCGACAAACCCGATATCCGCTATGTGATCCACTACCAGGTGCCCGGCTCGCTGGAAGCCTATGTCCAGGAGGCCGGCCGTGCGGGTCGCGACGGTCTCGCAGCCCGGTGCATCCTGCTCTGGGACGCGGAGGACATCTCTGTTCAACGTCACTTCCTTTCGGAAGGCCCGGCTTCGCGGTCACAGATCAAGAAGGTGGTGAACGGACTCTCGGCGTGGACCAAGGACGGGCGAGCGGTCGACGCCGCAACCCTGGCCATGGCCACCGAAGTCGGCATTACCCGAACGAAGGCGATCCTGGAGGGCCTGCGCGACGCGACTCTGGTGGCGGAGAAAGACAGCGAGTTCTCTCTCGTGGGCGAGGTCGACGTGACCGAAGCGGTCAAGCTTCTGTCGCGCCGCAATGAAGAGCGCAAGACGACCGATCGTCGCCGGCTAGATAGCATCATCAACTACGCCAACAACCAGGAAGACTGCCGACTGGTCCACATCCGGCGCTACTTCGAAGACGGTGAACCACCCCCGGCCTGTGGCCACTGCGATGTATGCGAACCAAAGCTGCGCCGCAGACGACGCTCGAAGACCCGCAGAAGTGGCTCTTCGAACTTGCGCAAGGGATCGGGTGGTGGCGGTTCGCGTGGCAATAAGAGGGATGACACCGAACTCGACCCGCCCCCCGAGGATTGATCTTGGGCTACGAACGCGAGGTCGAAGCCGCGCGCGAGGCCGCACTCGCCGCAGGTGAAGTGGTTGCACGACACAGCCGGGGCGATCGCAGATCCTGGAATAAGGCCGAGGACAGTCCCGTGACCCAGGCCGACCTGGAGGCAAACGAGGCCATCCTGGCGGTCTTGCGTCGGTGCTTTCCCGACGACGCAGTCCTTTCCGAGGAAACGCGCGACTCACCCGAGCGCCTGCAAGCCGAACGCGTCTGGATCATCGATCCACTGGATGGCACCAAGGAGTTCATCGAGGGCGTGCCGCAGTTCGCGGTCTCGATCGCGCTCGCCGCGCGCGGCGAGCCGGTTGTAGGCTGCGTCTATCAACCGCTGACGAAAGAATGCTTCTGGGGAGCGAGCGGGATGGGAGCGCACCTGAACGACCAACACGTACAGGTCTCCGGAGCCACGGAACTGAGCGAATGCCGTGTGCTCTCGAGCCGAACGGAGATGAAGCGCGGGCAGATGGATCCCTACCAGGGCCTGTTCGCGGAGATCGAACCCGTGGGTTCGGTCGCGCTGAAACTCGCGCTGGTCTCCGCGGCTCGCGGCGATATGTGGATTTCTGCTGCACCCAAGAGCGAATGGGACGTGTGCGGTGGCGATCTGCTGGTGCGGGAGGCCGGCGGCAAGTTCATCACACTCGACCAGGGTGTTCGCATCTACAACCAGAAAAACGTACTACTGCAGCCACTGATGATCGCGGGACCACCTTCGCTCGTCGACGAACTGCGCAAACGGAGCGAGTCTGCATGAAGCATCCCATGCTAAAGATCGAAGCCGTATCCGATGAACTCTACGAAGTCTCCGACCTGCTCGTGGAACGTTTCTCCAAGAAGCGACTCTGGCTCTGGGATCTCGAAGCCACCGGACTCGACACGAACCGCGAACGGGTGACGCAGATCGCGGGAATCCTGTTCGAAGACGGTCGGCTGGTCGAGGAGAGTGCGTTCACACAGTTCGTCTTCCCGGGCGAAGGCGTGGAGATTCCGAAGGTCGTACGGGACCTGACCGGCATCACACTCGACATGCTGAAGGACGCGCCGACACTTCCCGAAGCCTGGGCCATGCACATGGAAGCGGCCCAGCGCGGCGAGATCTGGATCGGCCAGAGTGTATTCGAGTTCGATGTCCCGCTGCTACACAGTGAATTTCAGCGGCACGGGATGCCCGACGAACTCCCACCAATTCTCGACTCCGTCGTCATGGCGACACATCTTCTGGGTGCGCTCGAAAATTCCGAACGCTGGAGCACTAGCAAACTCTTGAAGCACTACGAGGTCAATATTGAAGGCCTGCGCCGACACGATGCGCTGGACGATGTGAAGATCCTCGGTCGAATCCTGAAGCCGATGCTCGAACAGTATCTCGTGGAGCGCGACGACCTGCTCGACATCCCCTCGGATCGCCCCATGGGAGTGCGGCGGCACGCGCCGATCGACAGCTCCAAAGAGTAACGAGATATCCGGGGCCGTGGCTCTACCCGGAATTCGGAGAGACTCCGCCAAGCGCTGCCAGAGCACGGCTCTCCGCCAAGGCGACGAAGTCATCGGCCAGGCAGCGGTCTCTGAAAAGCACAGGATCGCTCCCGAAGCCCATCGCATCGTCGCGCATGGAATTCAGTTGCGGATACATCGCGCGGCGCGGTCCGTAACTAATCTTGCCGTTTTCAGGCTCTAGCGTGAAACGTCCCTGCATGGCCATGAACGCGTAGGTCTGCGCACTTCGCGGCGCGTCCGAATCGAGGATCGCCAGCACATTGAGCGCGGATTCGATGCGCCGGGTCTCGCGCAGATGCGACGCGAGCCAGGGCTCCAGCTCTTCGGCGAGCTTGCGATCCTCTAGATCGCTGCGAAGTGCAGGACTCGCTGTGAGGCGTCGCGCCAGAATCGCCTGCAAAGACTCGATCTCGGCGCCTGGAAGCGGCTGGGATGGCGGGCAGGAAAGCAATCGCTCGAGTCCCTGTTCGATCTCCGCA is a window encoding:
- a CDS encoding 3'-5' exonuclease, with the translated sequence MKHPMLKIEAVSDELYEVSDLLVERFSKKRLWLWDLEATGLDTNRERVTQIAGILFEDGRLVEESAFTQFVFPGEGVEIPKVVRDLTGITLDMLKDAPTLPEAWAMHMEAAQRGEIWIGQSVFEFDVPLLHSEFQRHGMPDELPPILDSVVMATHLLGALENSERWSTSKLLKHYEVNIEGLRRHDALDDVKILGRILKPMLEQYLVERDDLLDIPSDRPMGVRRHAPIDSSKE
- a CDS encoding 3'(2'),5'-bisphosphate nucleotidase CysQ: MGYEREVEAAREAALAAGEVVARHSRGDRRSWNKAEDSPVTQADLEANEAILAVLRRCFPDDAVLSEETRDSPERLQAERVWIIDPLDGTKEFIEGVPQFAVSIALAARGEPVVGCVYQPLTKECFWGASGMGAHLNDQHVQVSGATELSECRVLSSRTEMKRGQMDPYQGLFAEIEPVGSVALKLALVSAARGDMWISAAPKSEWDVCGGDLLVREAGGKFITLDQGVRIYNQKNVLLQPLMIAGPPSLVDELRKRSESA
- a CDS encoding ATP-dependent DNA helicase RecQ, translating into MLDLLRREFGLRHFRPGQEEIIRAVLDNRDALAVLPTGGGKSLTYQLPSLLLPGLTVVVSPLIALIRDQFEKLRDQGIKTVRLDSSLTGTEKEEALSLLEEGKQKIVLITPEGATGPAFKKRVADREISMLVVDEAHCVSEWGHDFRPAYLALGALVEDLGRPTVLALTATAPPLVREEITKRLGLKDPALIVRPVARPNLRFEVTPCESEDEKRRELIQYLRRLRRPGIVYCSTVKDVEELGALCKLARIPAEIYHGRLTKAERDHAHKRFMSSGKRIVMIATSAFGLGVDKPDIRYVIHYQVPGSLEAYVQEAGRAGRDGLAARCILLWDAEDISVQRHFLSEGPASRSQIKKVVNGLSAWTKDGRAVDAATLAMATEVGITRTKAILEGLRDATLVAEKDSEFSLVGEVDVTEAVKLLSRRNEERKTTDRRRLDSIINYANNQEDCRLVHIRRYFEDGEPPPACGHCDVCEPKLRRRRRSKTRRSGSSNLRKGSGGGGSRGNKRDDTELDPPPED